In Gimesia panareensis, the genomic window TTGTCGGTCACTGTGGGAATCACTCCAAACAGGGAAGGAACAGGGGCGGGGAATCATCATGTTCACCAGGAAACATGAACTCAAACGGTTAGTTCATTCTAGAGGTTTTACCCGTTTTTTCAACTAAGGCAAACGGCCACAATTTCAGATCCGACCAATCACCCAACTCCTCACGGCAACTTGAGCCAAAACCGCGGAAATTCAATGAGCAGCCCATTTTTTGGCGATTCGACAGTCCCAGTCCGCATTTTGAGCAAATCGCGTGAACTGCTACCATCGCCTACATCAGCCACGACAGGCCTCCCGGACCAGGAAAATGCCCGCTTTCCCGCCGATTCGACCTCCCCAGATTGACACTAGTATAGAGAATGGTAAAATTAGGTATTCTAAATATCTGGTCCGTTTTCTATTCGACTCCTCGTGCAGCAGCGAGCCTCTCATGGATTTCACCGAAACATACTTTCGTAGATTCCGAATGGAAATCGACCTGCTCAACGCGCGCCTCGAAGACAAACCGCTCCCCGAAGGCTACCGCTGGTGCCCCTGGGAACTGACCACGCTCGACCGCCACGCCATCACCAAGTACCACAGCTTCCGCTCCGAAATGGATGCCCGCGTCTTCCCCTGTCTGGGAGACATCGACGGCTGTCGCAAACTGATGCGTGATATCTCGACGCAACGCAACTTCCTGCCCTCCGGCACCTGGCTGATTACCTGGGACGGTATGGGCAACGAAGAACCGGTTGACTGCGGCACCATCCAGGCGATTGTCCCCAGCCGCATCATGGGTGCCATCCAGAACGTCGGCATCACTCCCAAGCACCGGGGCCTGGGACTCGGCAGGGCACTCGTGACCAAATGCCTCATCGGCTTCCGCGAAGCTGGCGTCAAACGCGCCTACCTCGAAGTCACCGCTGAGAACGAACCGGCCATCAACCTCTACCGCTCGATTGGCTTCCGCCTCACGCGGACACTCTACAAGCCCAGCCATTACATCGAAGCCCCATCCATTTAAGCAGGGCTCCTCAATCGGGTTGTCAGCTTTCAGATTATAAACTTCGCTTCCCTGCAAGTTTCATTTTATCCTTTGACCAAAAATGGTTCCTGACTCGCTTTCTCGTACAGCGCTTTCCATTCCTTCGAGCCATCGTTGGGAACCAGGCGTGTGTCGACCCCGCGTTCGAAGTAAGGCACCTTGCCATCGCGGGCCGGGTTGAGCACGAAATTCACTTCGCCCGTATTGCCGAAATACATCTTCCGCCCGTCTGTCCATGTCGTTTCGATTAACCGCGGCGGTTCCGGGCGGGAATCCGGTTTCTTGACGCGGAGTTTTTCCATCAGATCGCGATCCAGTTCAAAACCCAGGCCCGGCTTATCCGGAATTTTGGCGAACCCTTCTTTGACGACAATCGGTTCAGTCAACAGATTGTGTTTGTAAAGCTGGTGGCAATTCACAGCCGGCCAGGTCGCGTGGCTCAGCACAGCTCCGAAATGCAGCGAGAAGGCAGCCGTCACTCCCGTCCCCACTAACTGCAACCAGAACGGCTTGTCTGCCATCGCAGCCACCGCGCCCGAGGCCATCAGCTCAGTCGCACCGTGCCCCATCACGAAACCGTCGCAGATGTTTTCGCGAATCGTAATCAGGGGCTCGGGAGTCCCGTAATGCATGGCGATATTCACATCGGTGGCCGCCATCAGCTTTTTGTTGCCCTCCACATCGTCCTGAAAAATCGGCGACTCGAAAATATCCACTTGCGGATACTGGGCCAGGTCTTTCAGAATTGGAATCGCCCGCTCGGCGTCGAGCAGCGTATCATTGAAATCCATGTCGATTTTGAAGTTCTTCGGCACCACCTTGCTCGCTTCTTCGACCTGCGCCCAGACATCATACCACGGGCGACCTTTAGTCTTATAAGACATATAGCCCTGCTTGTAAGCTTCGGCACATTCCAGCGCCATATCCTCCACCGACGTGTCGATGTTCCACCAGGAGAGCGGTGTCTTCTCATGAACCTGCTTGCCCAGCAAGGCATGCACGGGAACCTCACCTGCTTTCGCAACCGCATCGAACAGCGCCATCTGCAGACCGGCTCCAAGGTCATCATCCCACATCAACGCGGCTGCATTCTTACCCTGCGCCCGCTCGACGGCCTCATCCGAAGTCGCATTCCACGTGTAATACAGCTGTGTCTCGCCGAAGCCGACATGCCCCGATTTCAAATGCACTTCGACAATTTCGGTATACTGCCAGTGCGGTAATTCGCGTGCCATGTTCCGGGCAGGTACTTCGCGATAGGGAACTTTCACCGTGGTTCGATCGATGCGTTCGATTTTTAAATGTTTCGCTGATGCCATTTTTTCTGCCGCCTGTATCGAGTTGGAAATCAGAGCCAGCATTCCTGTTCCTGCGGCTCCCGCAAGACTAGCGCCCAGGAAATGTCTTCTGGAGATTCGGTTGGTTGTTCTAAATTGATGATGTGCTCGCACCAGTTGATTCCTTTGTCCGGGATGACTGATTGGGGTGGGTACTCATGTGGAACCAGGATCGGCTCCGAAGCCGCTTTCCAATCCATCTTAACATCAACAACCCCCTATATGTCCAGCAACTGACAGCTTTTTCTGACATTTCTCGCCCCTCCTGAGCGGCAATGTACCGTGTGCCACTGCTCGGCTTGCCCGACAGTGCAAAAAGGATAAACGTCCTCCCATCCCACCTGAGCGCCGGGTGGCACTGTTGACTTGCCAACAGTGATGCAGTACCAATCAACAACTTCCACTTCAACGGGTGGTCCCGGATAAAATCCGGGATTGCCGCAGGCAACAAGAGGTCCCAGCTCTACCACACAATCCAGAACCAGTCCACCAACCCGTTCCGTAGGGTGCGGACCCATGTGTCCGCCCGCCTGGCGAGAAACGAACAAATACGAACCTCTGGACGGGACCAGAGCAAAGCGTCGGGGTGCCATCTGTTGGCTTGTCCAACAGTGCCGAAAGCAGGAACGTCCCCAATCGGTAAAAACCAATCGTTTCCCCCCCAGCATTCTCTGTCAATCTTTTGCAACAACCTCTCATTCCCACTTCGAGATGACACTACCAATTCACCAGCCGAATCGCTAAGATCGCCCAAGTAATTCAGGAAACATCGGACAGCAGATCGACGACCACCGACTCTTCTCATTGGAGACCGCCCGCGGCGTTCTTTCTGCTCACCTTTTCTATCGTCTAACCAGTCAGGAAGGTTGCAACCCGGATGGGCAAACAACTGATTCAAACGCATCGTTTTCCAAACGGGCTGACACTGGTGACCGAATCGATGCCCGACGTCCAGTCGGCTGCATTCACGATCATGGTCCCCGGCGGCAGCATTTACGATCCCCCCGACAAACGCGGCACCGGCAGCATCCTCTCCGACCTGATCACCCGCGGAGCAGGGGAGTACGACAGCCAGCAGCTCTCCAGCGCCCTCGACAACCTCGGCGTCCAGCGTCACGAAGGGGTCTCCAACGCCCACATCACCTTCACCGGCGCCACCCTGGCTGACAAACTCGCCGACACCCTCAAGATCTATGCCCACATCATTCGTGAGCCGCATCTGCCCGAAGACCAGTTCGACGCTTCCCGTGCAGGCGTCGCCCAGGCACTCCTCTCCGTCGAAGACGATCCCCGGCAGAAAGCACTCGTCGAACTCAAACGCCGCTCGTTTCCCTCTCCCTGGGGCCTCCCCAGTGACGGCGAACTCGACCAGCTGGCAGGCATCTCCATCGACGATATCAAAGCCCATTACACCGCAGGCTTCCACCCCGACGATACCATCATCGGGATCGCCGGCAACATCGACTTCGACGAAGTCCGCGAGCTCATCGAAGGCCTCTTCGGCGACTGGGAACCGAGTGCCGGCCGCGAAGAACCCGCACTGGAATTCGCCACCGAAAAAACCTTCTTCACCGAACAGGAAACCACCCAGACCCACCTCGGCGTCGCTTACGATGCCGTCCCCTACGGCCATCCCGACTATTACACCGCCTGGGCCGCCGTCGGCATCCTCAGTGGCGGCATGAGCGCCCGCCTGTTTACCGAAGTCCGCGAAAAGCGGGGCCTCTGCTACACAGTCTCCGCCTCGCTTGTCGGCATGCCGGGCATCGGCCGCGTCCTCTGTTACGCCGGCACCACCTCCGAGCGGGCACAGGAAACCCTCGATGTCACGCTCCACGAACTCCAGCGGCTGGGCGAAGGCATCGATAACTCCGAACTGGAACGCTGCAAGGCCCGCGCGAAAAGCTCGCTGATCATGTCGCAGGAATCGACGTCCTCCCGGGCCGCCTCGATTGCCCGCGACTGGTTCTACCTCAAACACATTACAACCCTCGACCAGATCCACGACGAAATTCAGCAACTCACGACCGACCGCATTCTCGGTTACGTCCACGCTCATCCTGCCGCCAATTTCACCGTGTTAACGATCGGCCCCAAGCCGCTGGAGGTGCCCAGTGATCTTTCATGAAACAAAATTAGACAACGGACTGCAGATCATCGCCGAACTCAACCCCAACGCACACAGCCTGGCGATCGGCTACTTTGTGCGGACCGGCTCGCGCGATGAAACCAACGACGTCTCCGGCGTCAGTCACTTCCTCGAACACATGGCCTTCAAGGGGAACGAGAAATACACGGCCGACGATGTGAACCGCATCTTCGACGAGATCGGTGCGAACTATAACGCCTCGACCAGCGAAGAGATCACCCTCTATTACGGCTCCTTTCTCCCCGAGTACATCGACACCGCGATGGAACTCCTCTCCACGCTGATCCATCCCAGTCTCCGGCAGGACGACTTCGACATGGAGAAGAAGGTCATCCTCGAAGAGATCGGCATGTACGACGATCTCCACAGCTTCACCGCCTACGAAAAAGTGATGCAGGCCCACTTCCAGGGCCACCCGCTGGGGCAGAGCATCCTCGGCTCCGTGCAGTCCATCACCGACCTCACCGCCGAACAGATGCGCAACTACCATTCGCAGCATTACCTCTCCGGCAACCTCACGCTCGCCGTCGCCGGCAACGCGGACTGGAACAAGGTCCTCGAACTGGCGCACCAGTTCTGCGATCACTGGCCCGCCGGAAAGACCGAACGTCCCATCGACGAAGCCCAGCCGCAAACCGGCACGCAGATCATCACCGAAAAGAAGACGCAGCAGCAGCACATCATGCAGCTCGCCCCCGCACCCGCCGCCCAGGACATCCTCCGGCTCCCCGCGGAAATCCTCGCGGTCGTCATCGGCGACGATTCCAACAGCCGCATGTACTGGAAGCTGGTCGACCCCGGCCTGGCCGAATCCGCCGAGCTCGGCTTCAACGAATACGACGGCAGCGGCACCTGGCTGACCTACCTCTGTTCCGAACCTGAATTGATTGAAAGCAACCTCCAGTTGATCCAGGAAATCTTCGACGACGTGAACGCCAACGGCATCACCCAGGAAGAACTGGACCGTGCCAAAAACAAACTCGCCTCGCGACTCGTACTCCGCAGCGAACGCCCCATGGGCCGCCTCTCTTCGTTAGGGGGCAACTGGGTCTATCGCCAGAAATACTATTCCGTCGCCGACGATCTCGAACTCTTAAACAACATCTCCCTGGACGACATCCAGAAACTCTTAAAAAAATACCCGCTGGGGCATAGTACGACGGCTACGGTGGGGCCGATGACGAGTGTGGCGGATTAGGGGTGAGATAATTAATAATGAAGAAAAAGGGCAGGCCTCAACGTCTTCCTTTTTTAATTCTTTCTTGAGTTAATGTAATACTTGCCCACACTGCCACACGTGGTTCGTTGATCATTCCTGAATTAATTTCAGTACCATGGGCCTGATTGAGATGGACTGATTATAAAACACCTGATGTTTTGCGCGGCACTCAGGACAGGCGACGATGGTCCCGGCTGGTGGCCTGCCAAAGTGGGGAACCCCGTTCCAGCCTCGGCCATGCATGGATCCGCCACCGTGCAAGCCACCTGAACCAACGGTTTTATAAACGCAGTTCCGCTCCAGACAGACCAGACAACAGTGTGTCAGATATCCTTTGATAAACCATTCCGCAGAGCGCCGTTCGGAAAACGCTTTTTTGAATTTCAGCCCGTTTTTCCTATTGAGAAACAGTTTGAACAAGTCGTTTTCTTCCCGAATTTCGTATAACAAGGCGATCTCACTTTTACCAACGTAGGGAAGATTACTTCCCGCTTGACCTGTGCGGCAAAACTCCGCGACGTTTTTTATACCTGTCCTATTACACAAAAAAGCGATCCACTTCTCAAGACCAGGTAACACCGGGTGCCATCTGTCGGCTTGCCCGACAGTGCCGAATAAATCCACGTCCCCCACCTCAACGGGTGATCCCGGATAAAATCCGGGATTGCCACAGGCAACAGGAGGTCGCAGCTCAACCACACAATCCAGAACCAGGTCACCAACCCGTTCCGTAGGGGCAGGCCTGTGTGCCTGCCCGTTTTTTTACGCACAAAGAGTTTCCCCAACTCACCGTGTGCCACTGCTCGGCTTGCCCGACAGTGCTTCCAGGATAAACATTTCCCACCTCACAAATCCTCCCTGACTACTGAAAAAACTGGACTGGACTCGCCCCTGCGTCTGACCAGAATGCCTTGTTCTGCGTCGCGCGCGCGAGCAAACACTACTTTTTCACGGGAACATTCAGAACCGATGCCACAAAGACACTATAAAACCCGCTGGTTTCAGCACGATTTGAAAAACAACTGCTCATCGATGCACTCCGTTTTTTGCCAGGTTTTACCACTTTTAACCACATAAAAACCGCTGATTGCCATTAATGACACGATTTGTCACTCCGTCCCGCAGTACCAGCCCGGCGGCCAAACGATGCCCCCCACATGGGATGCGGTGCCACCCGCAGAGGAACTACGGAAATGGAATCCACGCGTAGGGGCAGGCCTGCGTGCCTGCCCGCCGGTCGACATCCAACCCACTTAAACCCACGAGGGAAACACCTTCCGCGCCTCCCCCATGAGCCGCAGGGCATTAGCCCCGGCCTCCCCCTGAGCGGCCTGGCGTCAGCCACCGGTTTTGAGTAAACACCGCCAGCCCCCAACCAGGCGCAACCGCCCCCGGCAGAAAGCAAAGCGAGAAAGCGCGGCGCAGCAGCGTCCGCCAGAAGAATCATACAGATCGGCGCAGAGCAGGGAAGGGGAGATTGAACAGTGCTCAGCGGGCAGTGGTGAAAGAAAATACGGGCTAACTATGAAAAATTATTGATTATCGTTATTTAAGCCACTTGAAAAAATCGTTACCT contains:
- a CDS encoding GNAT family N-acetyltransferase → MEIDLLNARLEDKPLPEGYRWCPWELTTLDRHAITKYHSFRSEMDARVFPCLGDIDGCRKLMRDISTQRNFLPSGTWLITWDGMGNEEPVDCGTIQAIVPSRIMGAIQNVGITPKHRGLGLGRALVTKCLIGFREAGVKRAYLEVTAENEPAINLYRSIGFRLTRTLYKPSHYIEAPSI
- a CDS encoding mandelate racemase/muconate lactonizing enzyme family protein, whose protein sequence is MLALISNSIQAAEKMASAKHLKIERIDRTTVKVPYREVPARNMARELPHWQYTEIVEVHLKSGHVGFGETQLYYTWNATSDEAVERAQGKNAAALMWDDDLGAGLQMALFDAVAKAGEVPVHALLGKQVHEKTPLSWWNIDTSVEDMALECAEAYKQGYMSYKTKGRPWYDVWAQVEEASKVVPKNFKIDMDFNDTLLDAERAIPILKDLAQYPQVDIFESPIFQDDVEGNKKLMAATDVNIAMHYGTPEPLITIRENICDGFVMGHGATELMASGAVAAMADKPFWLQLVGTGVTAAFSLHFGAVLSHATWPAVNCHQLYKHNLLTEPIVVKEGFAKIPDKPGLGFELDRDLMEKLRVKKPDSRPEPPRLIETTWTDGRKMYFGNTGEVNFVLNPARDGKVPYFERGVDTRLVPNDGSKEWKALYEKASQEPFLVKG
- a CDS encoding M16 family metallopeptidase; the protein is MGKQLIQTHRFPNGLTLVTESMPDVQSAAFTIMVPGGSIYDPPDKRGTGSILSDLITRGAGEYDSQQLSSALDNLGVQRHEGVSNAHITFTGATLADKLADTLKIYAHIIREPHLPEDQFDASRAGVAQALLSVEDDPRQKALVELKRRSFPSPWGLPSDGELDQLAGISIDDIKAHYTAGFHPDDTIIGIAGNIDFDEVRELIEGLFGDWEPSAGREEPALEFATEKTFFTEQETTQTHLGVAYDAVPYGHPDYYTAWAAVGILSGGMSARLFTEVREKRGLCYTVSASLVGMPGIGRVLCYAGTTSERAQETLDVTLHELQRLGEGIDNSELERCKARAKSSLIMSQESTSSRAASIARDWFYLKHITTLDQIHDEIQQLTTDRILGYVHAHPAANFTVLTIGPKPLEVPSDLS
- a CDS encoding M16 family metallopeptidase, encoding MIFHETKLDNGLQIIAELNPNAHSLAIGYFVRTGSRDETNDVSGVSHFLEHMAFKGNEKYTADDVNRIFDEIGANYNASTSEEITLYYGSFLPEYIDTAMELLSTLIHPSLRQDDFDMEKKVILEEIGMYDDLHSFTAYEKVMQAHFQGHPLGQSILGSVQSITDLTAEQMRNYHSQHYLSGNLTLAVAGNADWNKVLELAHQFCDHWPAGKTERPIDEAQPQTGTQIITEKKTQQQHIMQLAPAPAAQDILRLPAEILAVVIGDDSNSRMYWKLVDPGLAESAELGFNEYDGSGTWLTYLCSEPELIESNLQLIQEIFDDVNANGITQEELDRAKNKLASRLVLRSERPMGRLSSLGGNWVYRQKYYSVADDLELLNNISLDDIQKLLKKYPLGHSTTATVGPMTSVAD